One part of the Mariniblastus fucicola genome encodes these proteins:
- a CDS encoding MMPL family transporter — protein MVKPFFSRKFPLGGNVAVAILVVVAFVVPLLARSAKLGMENITNNVADWLPDDYAETIDLKEFRQYFYGDQFVVVSGPWCHEGNPQFNLLRQKLREESLEYEKILIESGRDEELRAHKTGDELGLMKRNGTYHEDWGQRQEKWLQGKDKQWYFVDRQGQLFRWKGQNNVVEGVQRWMERSSNGRNEADGIFIDQFGPPPNLNEGKENPFYEDPRKLCCRPFKSVVSGLEVFEQIGGENGTLRISTNEGDEKSAFEAEIEAHQRLTGALFGTTPPKTFTWSWTSLLKHVDQERWKVLQSNPIHRERFDAFVSEIVEQEYDGSRSKLAEANQKERLELWYRLWYQLELDAPPRQTCLVVTLNDPIITELDRAVGRPVPGKPRRGRILELAISKCGISEDNIHIGGPPADNVAIDEEGTSTLVKLIKYSAIIGILIAWLCFRNVRVTSMIFFVGGVAAMGSLAIVWLAGDSMDAILMSMPSLVYVLGLSGAVHLVNYYRDACRENGPKLAAEIAVRHCIGPCTLAAFTTALGLYSLTASTLSPIYKFGLYSAIATMATVVLLFTYLPAALTLFRPGYEKVDEDDKEPEQSVMAKVGRFWDQVGDLVIKNWRPVLAAGLIVMVVGCYGISKVQTQVHLLKLFDPNAKILQDYRWMEENLGELVPAEIVVNVDASAQLELYEEQIKAEALEAHQRAIAAAETDEERERLEAIEPAADPDAQTYAMRLSMLERIELSGRVRHYLETFFGPEGTGDIGSGMSTDVFTPSTDDTQEREVVIRSVISKRLYESRDDMAAQDYYAVAGHSKVGAARFKKQAVDPSVIGREFWRISIRLAALNDVDYGEFIGDLKAVIEPVMSAYRFRKDILAAIYDANDGGVVTDTKVLVLGPDPDRYNTDIKAELARGKSISNLIDQTYIFGDTLQDLFENRGILTKKRNPRKYYTWNDPSRLSLDNPKLSEKQKEGVRKLRKALKSDPDYIGLYDCVVLIKDDEMFDAEFLKKHAKNFIDCRDHVYLIDPVTKAPLRGMKTAKEMRDSGEPVEVAAMYTGIVPIVYKAQRSLLWSLIQSIGLAFVMISVVMMLLLRDWRSGFRKDNLLNFRGGMTAMIPNIFPVVVVFGIMGLYGIKVDIGSMMTASVAMGIAVDDTIHYLTWYRDALGRGETRKSAIKYAYEKVATAMTQTTLIGGLGLAAFAMSTFTPTQRFGSLMLFLLAAALIGDLIVLPAVLASPLGKYFGRELTDAERAELKEPLRVVGDLDEPALGTGT, from the coding sequence ATGGTTAAACCATTCTTCTCGCGAAAATTTCCTCTCGGTGGTAACGTTGCCGTCGCGATTCTCGTTGTTGTGGCCTTCGTTGTGCCGCTATTGGCTCGAAGTGCCAAATTGGGGATGGAGAACATCACCAACAACGTGGCTGACTGGCTGCCCGACGACTACGCCGAAACGATCGATCTGAAAGAGTTTCGTCAGTACTTCTACGGTGACCAATTCGTGGTCGTCAGCGGACCGTGGTGTCACGAAGGCAACCCTCAATTCAATTTGCTGCGCCAGAAACTTCGCGAAGAATCGCTGGAGTACGAAAAGATCCTGATCGAATCGGGACGCGACGAGGAACTCCGCGCTCACAAAACGGGTGACGAACTTGGCTTGATGAAGCGTAACGGCACCTACCACGAGGACTGGGGGCAGCGTCAGGAAAAGTGGCTGCAGGGAAAAGACAAACAGTGGTACTTCGTCGATCGTCAGGGCCAGCTGTTCCGATGGAAAGGCCAAAACAATGTCGTGGAAGGCGTGCAGCGCTGGATGGAGCGATCTTCCAACGGGCGAAACGAAGCTGACGGGATCTTTATCGATCAGTTTGGTCCGCCTCCAAACCTTAACGAAGGCAAAGAGAACCCGTTCTACGAAGATCCGCGAAAACTGTGCTGTCGCCCGTTCAAGTCGGTGGTTTCCGGGCTGGAAGTTTTTGAGCAGATCGGCGGAGAGAACGGAACGCTGCGAATCAGCACGAATGAAGGAGACGAAAAGTCAGCCTTCGAAGCCGAAATTGAAGCCCACCAAAGGCTGACCGGAGCGCTCTTCGGTACGACGCCGCCAAAGACGTTTACCTGGTCGTGGACTTCGCTGCTGAAGCACGTTGATCAGGAACGCTGGAAAGTCTTGCAGTCGAATCCGATTCACCGCGAGCGATTTGATGCGTTCGTTAGCGAGATTGTGGAACAGGAATACGACGGCAGCCGGTCGAAGCTGGCCGAAGCCAACCAAAAGGAACGTTTGGAGCTCTGGTATCGCCTGTGGTATCAGCTGGAGCTTGACGCTCCGCCGCGCCAAACTTGCTTGGTGGTGACGTTGAACGATCCGATCATCACAGAACTCGATCGTGCTGTCGGTCGTCCGGTCCCTGGTAAACCTCGTCGCGGGCGAATTTTGGAACTCGCGATTAGCAAGTGCGGAATTAGCGAAGACAACATCCACATTGGCGGTCCGCCTGCTGACAACGTCGCGATCGATGAAGAGGGAACTTCGACGCTGGTCAAACTGATCAAGTACTCGGCCATCATCGGAATTCTGATTGCGTGGCTGTGCTTTCGCAACGTTCGAGTCACCTCGATGATCTTCTTTGTCGGCGGCGTCGCGGCGATGGGCAGCCTCGCGATCGTGTGGCTGGCCGGCGATTCGATGGATGCAATTTTGATGTCCATGCCTTCCCTGGTTTACGTGTTGGGACTCTCCGGCGCGGTGCACCTGGTGAACTATTATCGCGACGCGTGCCGCGAAAACGGGCCCAAGCTGGCTGCGGAAATTGCCGTCCGCCATTGCATTGGCCCCTGCACGCTGGCCGCGTTCACGACGGCTCTGGGTTTATACTCGCTGACCGCCAGTACGCTCAGCCCGATCTACAAATTCGGACTTTATTCAGCGATCGCGACAATGGCGACGGTGGTGTTGCTGTTCACCTATCTGCCGGCGGCGCTGACGCTGTTCCGACCTGGATACGAAAAAGTTGACGAGGACGACAAAGAGCCCGAGCAGTCGGTGATGGCGAAGGTTGGCCGATTCTGGGATCAGGTTGGCGACCTTGTGATCAAAAACTGGCGTCCTGTTTTGGCGGCGGGCTTGATCGTGATGGTGGTCGGTTGCTACGGCATTTCCAAAGTCCAAACGCAGGTGCACTTGCTGAAGCTTTTTGATCCGAATGCGAAAATCCTGCAGGACTATCGCTGGATGGAAGAGAACCTTGGCGAGCTTGTACCGGCAGAGATCGTGGTCAATGTTGATGCTTCGGCACAGCTAGAGCTTTATGAAGAGCAGATAAAGGCGGAAGCCCTGGAGGCTCATCAGCGTGCCATCGCTGCGGCTGAAACGGATGAAGAACGAGAACGACTCGAAGCGATCGAGCCGGCAGCTGATCCGGACGCCCAGACCTACGCAATGCGTTTGTCGATGCTGGAGCGAATCGAATTGTCCGGCCGTGTGCGGCATTATCTGGAGACGTTTTTTGGACCCGAAGGCACCGGTGATATTGGCTCGGGTATGTCGACAGACGTTTTCACCCCGTCCACCGACGACACCCAGGAACGGGAAGTTGTAATACGTAGTGTGATCAGCAAACGGCTCTATGAGAGCCGTGACGACATGGCGGCTCAGGACTATTACGCGGTCGCAGGTCACTCCAAAGTCGGTGCGGCACGCTTCAAGAAACAGGCCGTGGATCCGTCGGTCATCGGGCGTGAGTTCTGGAGGATTAGCATTCGCTTGGCGGCTTTGAATGATGTTGACTATGGTGAATTCATCGGCGACCTGAAAGCTGTGATCGAGCCCGTGATGTCGGCGTATCGATTCCGCAAGGACATACTTGCGGCAATTTACGATGCGAACGATGGAGGCGTCGTGACGGACACGAAGGTGCTGGTGCTCGGGCCCGATCCGGATCGCTACAACACGGACATCAAAGCAGAACTGGCTCGCGGCAAATCGATTTCGAACCTGATCGATCAGACCTACATTTTCGGTGACACGCTTCAGGACCTGTTTGAAAATCGTGGGATCCTGACCAAGAAACGAAATCCGCGAAAGTATTACACCTGGAACGATCCGTCTCGTTTGAGCCTGGACAATCCAAAACTTAGCGAGAAACAAAAGGAAGGCGTTCGCAAGCTTCGCAAGGCATTGAAGTCTGACCCGGATTATATCGGGCTGTATGACTGTGTTGTGTTGATCAAAGACGACGAGATGTTCGACGCTGAGTTCCTGAAGAAGCACGCCAAGAACTTCATTGACTGCCGGGATCACGTTTACCTGATCGATCCGGTTACCAAGGCTCCACTTCGCGGCATGAAAACCGCCAAAGAGATGCGCGACTCGGGCGAACCGGTCGAAGTCGCGGCAATGTATACGGGCATCGTCCCGATCGTCTACAAAGCCCAACGGTCTCTTTTGTGGAGCCTGATCCAGAGTATCGGTTTGGCATTTGTCATGATTTCGGTCGTGATGATGCTGTTGCTTCGCGATTGGAGATCCGGTTTTCGCAAGGACAATTTGCTGAACTTCCGCGGTGGGATGACTGCGATGATTCCAAACATTTTCCCGGTCGTTGTCGTGTTCGGCATCATGGGACTGTACGGGATCAAGGTCGACATTGGATCGATGATGACGGCCAGCGTTGCGATGGGCATCGCGGTCGATGATACGATTCACTACCTGACGTGGTACCGTGATGCACTCGGCAGAGGCGAGACACGGAAGTCTGCGATCAAGTACGCGTACGAAAAAGTCGCCACGGCGATGACGCAAACGACGCTAATCGGTGGACTTGGTCTGGCCGCGTTCGCGATGAGCACGTTTACTCCGACACAACGTTTTGGTTCGTTGATGCTGTTCCTTCTCGCTGCCGCTTTGATCGGTGACTTGATCGTATTGCCAGCCGTGCTGGCCAGTCCGCTTGGCAAATACTTCGGACGTGAACTTACCGATGCAGAGCGTGCGGAACTGAAAGAGCCACTTCGCGTCGTTGGGGATCTCGACGAACCGGCTTTGGGGACGGGCACTTAG
- a CDS encoding NAD-dependent succinate-semialdehyde dehydrogenase, producing the protein MSFDSINPYNGEKMTSYKELNADETVAAVESAHEVFQSWRTTTFDDRKQILKAFAEELRSRKDEFAKLITLEMGKRIEESRSEIDFCADIVDFYADGAEEFLADHEMETDTGDAYIQYQPLGVLLGVMPWNFPFYQVVRFASPNLMAGNVVMVKHASNVPQCAKAIEDLFKKVGLPDNAYTNLFIPTEFVNSIIDHDAVQGVSLTGSDAAGSAVAERAGKQIKKSVLELGGNDAFIVLDDADLESTIESAVKGRMQNTGQSCVASKRFIVLESVADEFMNGFKKAMSELKMGDPMDPETDMGPLSTESAAADLLEKVQSTINAGAKVVLGGDRPDSKGAFFNPTILTEITSDMPTYDQELFGPVASVYVVKDEQAAIELANDSSYGLGGSVYTQDIDRGRRVAEQVQTGMMFINQPTNSQEELPFGGIKKSGYGRELSKLGILEFVNKKLVHAPAMA; encoded by the coding sequence ATGAGTTTTGACTCAATCAATCCGTACAACGGCGAAAAAATGACCAGCTACAAGGAGCTCAATGCAGACGAAACGGTTGCGGCCGTCGAGTCTGCACATGAAGTGTTCCAAAGCTGGCGAACGACAACTTTCGACGACCGTAAACAGATCTTGAAAGCCTTCGCCGAAGAGCTTCGCAGTCGCAAAGACGAATTTGCAAAACTCATCACGCTCGAGATGGGCAAGCGGATTGAAGAGAGTCGCAGCGAGATCGACTTTTGTGCCGACATCGTGGATTTCTACGCGGATGGAGCAGAAGAGTTTCTTGCTGATCACGAGATGGAAACCGACACGGGGGATGCGTATATCCAATACCAGCCGCTGGGCGTATTGCTTGGCGTCATGCCCTGGAATTTCCCGTTCTATCAGGTCGTCAGGTTCGCCAGTCCAAACTTGATGGCGGGCAATGTCGTTATGGTGAAACACGCCAGCAACGTGCCGCAGTGTGCCAAAGCCATTGAGGATTTGTTCAAGAAAGTTGGGCTTCCCGACAATGCCTACACCAACCTTTTCATTCCGACCGAGTTCGTAAACTCGATCATTGACCATGATGCCGTTCAGGGCGTTTCCTTGACCGGTAGCGACGCGGCGGGAAGTGCTGTTGCTGAGCGAGCGGGCAAGCAGATCAAAAAATCTGTGTTGGAGCTTGGTGGTAATGACGCGTTTATCGTCTTGGACGACGCTGATTTGGAGTCAACGATCGAATCGGCGGTCAAAGGCCGGATGCAGAATACTGGGCAATCGTGTGTGGCCAGTAAACGATTTATCGTCCTCGAATCGGTGGCTGATGAATTCATGAACGGCTTCAAGAAAGCAATGTCTGAACTGAAGATGGGCGATCCGATGGATCCGGAAACCGATATGGGGCCGCTTTCGACGGAATCGGCAGCAGCTGACCTGTTGGAGAAAGTTCAGAGCACCATTAACGCCGGCGCCAAAGTCGTTCTCGGCGGTGACAGGCCCGACTCGAAAGGTGCATTCTTCAATCCGACGATTCTTACTGAGATCACCTCGGACATGCCGACGTATGATCAGGAACTTTTCGGCCCGGTTGCGAGTGTGTACGTCGTGAAAGATGAGCAGGCGGCAATCGAGCTGGCGAACGACTCCAGCTATGGACTTGGCGGTTCGGTTTACACGCAAGACATTGATCGCGGCCGGCGCGTCGCAGAACAGGTGCAGACTGGAATGATGTTCATCAACCAGCCGACCAATAGTCAGGAAGAGCTTCCTTTTGGCGGCATCAAAAAGTCAGGATACGGTCGAGAGTTGTCGAAGCTCGGCATCCTGGAGTTCGTGAACAAAAAATTGGTCCACGCCCCAGCGATGGCGTAA
- a CDS encoding DUF1328 domain-containing protein, with protein MLRATITLFILAIIAAVLGFGGMAGGLASIAQICFFIFIVLFLISAVSSALQGRNPV; from the coding sequence ATGTTACGTGCAACCATCACTCTTTTCATTCTTGCGATCATTGCAGCTGTTCTTGGATTTGGCGGCATGGCAGGCGGACTCGCCAGCATCGCCCAAATCTGTTTCTTCATCTTCATCGTGTTGTTTTTGATCAGCGCCGTCAGTTCTGCCCTTCAAGGTCGGAACCCTGTCTAA